A genomic window from Brassica oleracea var. oleracea cultivar TO1000 chromosome C8, BOL, whole genome shotgun sequence includes:
- the LOC106307189 gene encoding protein NRT1/ PTR FAMILY 5.15-like, with amino-acid sequence MKKPEDEASLLEDYVSDSVDHRGSPAAKSSTGGWRSAWFIIGVEVAERFAYFGIACNLINYLTGPLGQSTAAAAVNVNTWSGTASMLPILGAFVADAYLGRYRTILAASLIYILGLGLLTLSASLFLTGESEQRVNVSAKPSVSVNILFFCSLYLVAIGQGGHKPCVQAFGADQFDSGDPKEVISRGSFFNWWFLSLSAGISLSIIVVAYVQDNVSWAYGFGIPCLFMVMALVMFLLGRKSYRYPKGNREESSNAFARIGRVFFVAFKNRKLSLAGSGLGQGLLEDGPSEKHSGRLQFLAKAMIAREDGAEPCSGRDVEDAKALVRLIPIWITSVVSTIPYAQFMTFFTKQGVTVDRRILPGLEIPAASLLSFIGVSILISVPFYEHVFLPLARMITKKPFGITMLQRIGVGMVLSSFNMVLAALVETKRLNIAREHGLVDKPDVTVPMSIWWFAPQYLLLGMIDVFSLVGTQEFFYDQVPTELRSIGLSLSLSALGLSSFLSGLLITVIDWATGRNGGENWFNTNLNRAHVDYFYLLLAAFTAIAFIAFLFISKLYVYSRVDQV; translated from the exons ATGAAGAAACCTGAAGACGAAGCTTCACTTCTTGAAGATTACGTCAGCGATTCCGTCGACCACCGTGGAAGTCCCGCCGCAAAATCATCCACCGGCGGATGGAGATCCGCCTGGTTCATCATAG GTGTTGAAGTTGCAGAGAGGTTCGCTTACTTTGGAATAGCTTGCAACTTGATAAATTACCTAACCGGACCTCTCGGCCAATCGACGGCGGCCGCCGCCGTGAACGTGAACACGTGGTCGGGAACCGCATCCATGCTTCCTATTTTAGGAGCTTTTGTAGCAGACGCTTATCTTGGTCGTTACCGTACAATTCTTGCAGCTTCCCTCATCTACATACTG GGACTAGGACTATTGACATTATCAGCTTCCTTGTTCCTTACGGGAGAATCAGAGCAGCGCGTCAATGTTTCTGCCAAGCCCTCTGTCTCGGTGAACATACTTTTCTTCTGCTCTCTTTACCTTGTCGCGATAGGACAGGGAGGACACAAGCCGTGTGTTCAAGCGTTTGGTGCGGACCAGTTTGACTCGGGAGATCCAAAGGAAGTAATCTCGAGAGGATCGTTTTTCAACTGGTGGTTCTTGAGTTTATCTGCTGGGATAAGTTTATCGATCATAGTCGTTGCGTACGTGCAAGATAATGTTAGCTGGGCGTACGGGTTTGGGATCCCTTGCTTGTTCATGGTTATGGCTCTTGTTATGTTCTTGCTCGGGAGAAAATCTTACAGATACCCTAAGGGAAACCGCGAGGAGAGCAGTAACGCTTTTGCAAGAATCGGTAGAGTTTTCTTTGTGGCGTTCAAGAACCGGAAGCTGAGTTTAGCAGGGTCCGGTTTGGGACAAGGTCTGTTGGAGGATGGTCCGTCTGAGAAACATAGCGGTCGGCTCCA GTTCCTAGCTAAAGCGATGATTGCAAGGGAAGACGGTGCAGAGCCATGTAGTGGTAGGGATGTAGAAGACGCGAAGGCTTTGGTGAGGCTTATTCCGATATGGATCACATCGGTGGTGAGCACGATTCCATATGCTCAATTCATGACTTTCTTCACTAAGCAAGGTGTAACGGTGGACAGAAGAATCTTACCGGGTTTGGAAATCCCTGCGGCTTCTTTGTTATCATTCATCGGTGTATCGATTCTCATCTCTGTCCCGTTCTACGAGCATGTATTTCTACCGTTAGCTAGAATGATTACCAAAAAGCCTTTTGGGATCACAATGCTCCAGAGAATAGGAGTTGGAATGGTGCTTTCGAGCTTCAACATGGTGCTCGCTGCATTGGTGGAAACTAAACGGCTGAATATCGCCAGAGAACATGGGCTCGTGGACAAGCCGGACGTGACGGTTCCAATGTCCATATGGTGGTTTGCTCCTCAGTATTTGTTGCTCGGGATGATCGATGTGTTTTCTTTGGTGGGAACACAAGAGTTCTTCTATGACCAAGTCCCAACCGAGCTAAGGAGCATTGGTCTCTCGCTTTCTTTGAGTGCATTGGGACTTTCGAGCTTCTTAAGTGGTTTGCTCATCACTGTGATTGATTGGGCTACCGGAAGAAACGGTGGAGAAAACTGGTTCAACACTAACCTGAACCGAGCCCATGTTGATTACTTTTACTTGTTGCTGGCTGCTTTCACCGCCATTGCTTTCATTGCGTTCTTGTTCATCTCCAAGTTGTATGTGTATAGTCGGGTAGACCAAGTCTAA
- the LOC106312136 gene encoding phosphoinositide phosphatase SAC1: MAKSENSTTSTYSSSANDSEADPDSYALEKFKLYETRARFYLVGSDRNKRFFRVLKIDRSEPSELNISEDPVVYSPQEIKSLLQRISEGNRATGGLAFVAKVYGIAGCAKFMESYYLVLVTKRRQIGCICGHAIYAIDESQMITVPHATIQSDAANSKTELRYKKLLSSVDLTKDFFYSYTYPIMRSLQKNVLSSGEEGVPYDNIFVWNAYLTQPIRSRCNNTIWTLALVHGHFKQIRLSIYGRDFSVTLVSRRSRHFAGTRYLKRGVNDRGRVANDVETEQLVFDEEAGSCKGKMTSVVQMRGSIPLFWSQEASRFSPKPDIFLQRYDPTYESTKMHFEDLVNRYGNPIIVLNLIKSVEKRPREMVLRREFAKAVGYLNSIFPEENRFKFIHWDFHKFAKSKSANVLAVLGAVASEALDLTGFYFSGKPKIVKKKASQLSHASTGREQSLRDLRAYSLELSRGESSNDILSALANREKEMKLSQQKRDDGTDSAAPRYQCGVLRTNCIDCLDRTNVAQYAYGLAALGRQLHAIGLSDTSKIDPDSSIAAALMDMYQGMGDALAQQYGGSAAHNTVFPERQGKWKATTQSREFLKSIKRYYSNTYTDGEKQDAINLFLGYFQPQEGKPALWELDSDYYLHVSGIGDDIFPERGLQSIPKPMSGIGVNLAPVPAFREDFSRKKLTSFDKLIEQTCSSIKNVRLCSETDQRPGGSTGVAPDAAEIQLKTPNWLFGSRKPEESDSATKPDADDSEKGVTSSERVNDFCNLDWLSESNDHQEDIFQRYLSITSTNEANGWYGGTLLGDQDENSEIYRHYAHFCQCPAMEPFENDHELELNSAEVLRMNTVDVMDIGEEDSEMENALNEYAQIGSDLGIIPTQCKYFAGDPCWLARWLVGDDKVPKVI; the protein is encoded by the exons ATGGCGAAATCGGAAAACTCAACGACTTCCACTTATTCGTCTTCCGCCAACGATTCCGAAGCCGATCCCGACTCGTACGCTCTCGAAAAGTTCAAGCTCTACGAGACCAGAGCG AGGTTTTATCTAGTTGGCAGCGATCGGAACAAACGATTCTTCAGAGTGCTGAAGATCGATCGCTCGGAGCCGTCGGAGCTCAACATTAGCGAAGATCCGGTAGTGTACTCGCCTCAGGAGATCAAGAGTCTGCTTCAGCGTATCTCCGAAGGCAATCGTGCCACCGGAGGATTGGCCTTCGTCGCCAAAGTCTATGGAATCGCTG GTTGTGCTAAGTTTATGGAGTCATACTACTTAGTTTTGGTGACAAAACGGCGACAGATTGGTTGCATCTGTGGGCATGCGATATACGCTATCGATGAAAGTCAGATGATCACTGTCCCTCATGCAACTATCCAGTCTGATGCTGCGAATTCGAAAACTGAACTAAG GTACAAGAAGCTTCTGTCAAGTGTTGATTTGACCAAAGATTTCTTCTACAGTTACACGTATCCTATAATGCGAAGTCTGCAAAAGAACGTTTTATCATCTGGTGAGGAAGGGGTGCCCTATGATAACATATTTGTGTGGAATGCATATCTGACGCAGCCTATTCGATCAAGGTGTAACAACACTATTTGGACTCTAGCATTAGTTCATGGGCATTTTAAGCAG ATAAGGCTGTCGATATATGGAAGAGACTTCAGTGTTACTCTAGTCTCCAGACGTTCTCGACATTTTGCAGGCACACG TTACTTGAAAAGGGGAGTGAATGATCGTGGAAGGGTTGCGAATGATGTTGAAACAGAACAACTTGTTTTTGATGAAGAAGCTGGATCTTGCAAAGGAAAAATGACCTCAGTGGTGCAGATGCGAGGATCAATTCCACTCTTTTGGTCGCAAGAGGCCTCGAGATTTAGTCCTAAGCCTGATATTTTCT TACAGAGGTATGATCCTACTTACGAGTCAACCAAAATGCATTTTGAAGACCTGGTGAACCGATATGGGAATCCTATCATTGTGCTCAACTTAATCAAG TCAGTTGAGAAAAGACCTCGGGAAATGGTGCTAAGGCGTGAGTTTGCGAAAGCAGTGGGTTACCTAAACTCAATTTTTCCTGAAGAAAATCGTTTCAAGTTTATCCATTGGGATTTCCACAAATTTGCAAAGAG CAAGTCGGCGAATGTATTGGCTGTTTTGGGTGCTGTAGCAAGCGAAGCCCTTGACTTGACTGGATTTTACTTCAGTGGCAAGCCTAAAATTGTTAAGAAGAAAGCTAGCCAACTTAGTCATGCTAGCACTGGAAG GGAACAATCTCTGCGTGATCTAAGAGCTTACTCTTTGGAACTTTCAAGGGGTGAGAGTTCAAATGATATACTTAGTGCTCTTGCTAACCGAGAGAAAGAGATGAAGCTAAGCCAACAAAAAAGAGACGATGGAACTGATTCTGCAGCTCCTCGTTACCAATGTGGGGTTCTTCGTACCAACTGTATTGACTGCTTGGATAGAACAAACGTAGCACAGTACGCATATGGTTTGGCTGCTTTAGGCCGGCAGCTGCACGCAATAGGTTTGAGTGATACATCTAAGATTGACCCCGACAGTAGCATAGCTGCTGCACTTATGGATATGTACCAGGGCATGGGCGATGCCCTTGCACAACAATATGGCGGCTCAGCTGCGCATAATACT GTTTTCCCAGAAAGGCAGGGGAAATGGAAGGCCACGACACAGTCTAGGGAATTTCTCAAGTCTATCAAACGATACTACAGCAATACCTACACTGATGGCGAAAAGCAAGACGCCATAAACTT ATTCTTAGGCTACTTTCAACCTCAGGAAGGGAAACCTGCGCTCTGGGAGCTGGATTCTGATTATTATCTCCATGTGTCAGGGATTGGAGATGATATTTTCCCAGAAAGGGG GCTCCAGTCCATTCCGAAACCCATGAGTGGTATTGGAGTCAATCTTGCACCAGTGCCGGCTTTCAGAGAAGACTTCTCACGGAAGAAGCTGACGTCATTTGACAAACTGATCGAGCAGACATGTAGTTCAATAAAGAATGTGAGGCTTTGTAGCGAGACAGACCAGAGGCCAGGTGGCAGCACTGGTGTTGCTCCTGATGCAGC TGAGATTCAGCTCAAGACACCCAATTGGCTGTTTGGTTCAAGAAAGCCCGAAGAGAGTGACTCTGCCACAAAACCTGATGCAGATGATAGTGAGAAAGGAGTGACCTCGAGTGAGAGAGTCAACGATTTCTGCAACTTGGACTGGCTTTCTGAGTCCAACGATCATCAGGAAGATATCTTTCAAAG GTACCTATCGATCACATCAACCAATGAAGCCAATGGTTGGTATGGTGGTACTCTCCTCGGTGACCAAGATGAAAACAGCGAAATTTACAGACATTATGCCCATTTCTGCCAG TGTCCAGCTATGGAGCCGTTTGAAAACGACCATGAGTTAGAACTGAACTCTGCGGAAGTTCTTCGCATGAACACAGTCGACGTAATGGACATAGGAGAAGAAGATTCGGAGATGGAAAACGCTTTAAATGAATACGCTCAGATCGGCAGCGACCTCGGGATCATTCCAACGCAATGCAAGTACTTCGCCGGAGATCCTTGTTGGCTAGCCAGATGGCTCGTTGGAGATGATAAGGTCCCAAAGGTCATTTAA